The window ACAGCTGTTGTGAAGAGTGTTGATAAGAATGTTGTTGTTTTGGATAGAACAGCTTTCAACCCTCGTAGTGGTGGTCTTGAGCATGACACTGGATATATTATCAAGGGTGGTAGAAGCTATCGTGTTGTCAATGTTGTTATAGATAAGAATACAAGTGAGGTTCTTCACCATTTGGAGACTCCAGACCATGATATTGCCCCTGGTGATGAAGTTAAAGGTGTTATAGACTGGGATAGAAGATATAGAATAATGAGAATGCATACAGCTGCTCACATAATATCAGCTATTATGTATAGAGACTATGGAGCTTTGATAACAGGTGGGAATATAGATTCTGAGAAAGCATATGATGACTATAGTCTTCAGGAATTCAACCAAGAGATATTCAGAGATGCTATCAACAAAGCAAATCAAGTTGTTCAGCAAGGCATTGAGGTAAAGATTTATTGGCTAAAAAGAGAAGAAGCTTTGAAAATACCTGGAATAGTAAAGCTAGCATCTAGAATGCCTCCAGAAGTTGAGTTTCTAAGAATTGTTGAAATACCTGGAGTGGATATACAAGCAGATGGAGGACCACATGTTAGAAACACTAGAGAAATTGGGGAAATAGTGTTTCTAAAGGCTGAGAACAAGGGAAGAAACAAGAAGAGATTGTACTACACAGTTAAACCATAAAAATTAACCAGTTGCACATATGTTTTTTGC of the Ignisphaera cupida genome contains:
- the alaXM gene encoding alanyl-tRNA editing protein AlaXM → MVTELLYQKDSYLKEFTAVVKSVDKNVVVLDRTAFNPRSGGLEHDTGYIIKGGRSYRVVNVVIDKNTSEVLHHLETPDHDIAPGDEVKGVIDWDRRYRIMRMHTAAHIISAIMYRDYGALITGGNIDSEKAYDDYSLQEFNQEIFRDAINKANQVVQQGIEVKIYWLKREEALKIPGIVKLASRMPPEVEFLRIVEIPGVDIQADGGPHVRNTREIGEIVFLKAENKGRNKKRLYYTVKP